The Gillisia sp. Hel_I_86 genome has a segment encoding these proteins:
- a CDS encoding sugar porter family MFS transporter, with amino-acid sequence MKNQTFLILITIVSALGGLLFGYDTGVINGSQYYFSQYFDLDAGMKGWVVGSALIGCFVGAIVAGPLSKGIGRKYSLIISAVLFSISAWGSGLPAFLPESVSLLVVFRIIGGLGIGIASMNAPTYIAEIAPAKIRGTLVTYYQLAIVVGFFVVFLATYFIGNSATEAENIQTGWRFMFWSELIPSLSFLILLFFVPKSPRWLAIKGLKVEALKVLTRIHGAEVAQLEIVEIEKSIQKDQHKLKLSIFAKGIFGIIAIGTVLSMLQQFTGINAVLYYGADIFEKALGFGKEDVLLQQVLLAGINLLFTFVAMATVDKFGRKPLLYIGAVGMLTGFLLLGATLMTNSVGLLSLIGVLLFIASFAMSMGPVVWVILSEMFPNSIRSAAMSIAVAAQWAANYLVTQSFPMVAESNLNEGDFWNGSLPYFIFSVFILGIIFFTYKYIPETKGKTLEELEDMWDIPEEAKKVV; translated from the coding sequence ATGAAAAACCAAACATTTCTAATTTTAATAACCATCGTTTCTGCCTTGGGCGGATTGCTTTTTGGGTACGATACCGGGGTAATTAATGGATCTCAGTATTATTTCAGTCAGTATTTCGATTTGGATGCGGGCATGAAAGGTTGGGTAGTTGGGAGTGCATTAATAGGGTGTTTTGTGGGAGCCATTGTGGCGGGCCCCCTTAGTAAAGGAATAGGCAGAAAATATTCGTTGATAATTTCAGCAGTATTATTTTCCATTTCTGCATGGGGATCGGGATTGCCGGCATTTCTACCGGAATCTGTATCGCTTTTGGTGGTTTTTAGAATTATTGGTGGTTTGGGAATTGGGATAGCCTCTATGAACGCACCAACCTATATTGCTGAAATTGCTCCGGCAAAAATAAGGGGAACCTTGGTTACCTACTATCAACTGGCAATTGTAGTTGGGTTTTTTGTGGTCTTTTTAGCTACTTATTTTATTGGGAACAGCGCAACGGAAGCAGAAAATATTCAAACCGGATGGAGGTTTATGTTCTGGTCCGAGTTGATTCCCAGTTTATCATTTTTAATATTACTGTTCTTTGTTCCCAAAAGCCCAAGATGGTTGGCGATTAAAGGATTGAAGGTGGAAGCTTTAAAAGTTTTGACCCGTATTCATGGAGCGGAGGTTGCTCAATTGGAAATAGTGGAGATCGAAAAATCCATTCAAAAAGATCAACATAAATTGAAACTCAGCATCTTTGCGAAAGGAATCTTTGGCATTATAGCAATAGGAACCGTGTTGTCCATGTTGCAACAATTCACGGGTATTAATGCGGTGCTTTATTACGGAGCCGATATTTTTGAAAAAGCTTTGGGTTTTGGAAAAGAAGATGTATTGCTTCAGCAAGTTTTGTTGGCCGGGATCAATTTGTTGTTCACTTTCGTTGCTATGGCAACGGTAGATAAGTTTGGGAGAAAACCGCTTTTATATATTGGAGCTGTAGGAATGTTAACGGGATTTCTACTATTGGGCGCTACCTTAATGACCAATTCGGTAGGCCTGCTCTCTTTAATCGGGGTGCTGCTATTTATTGCCTCTTTTGCCATGTCCATGGGACCGGTGGTTTGGGTAATACTCTCGGAAATGTTCCCAAACAGTATACGAAGTGCAGCAATGTCCATAGCTGTTGCGGCACAATGGGCAGCAAATTATTTGGTGACCCAATCTTTCCCGATGGTTGCTGAAAGTAATTTGAATGAAGGGGACTTTTGGAATGGATCCTTGCCTTATTTCATCTTTTCAGTATTCATCTTGGGAATCATATTCTTTACCTATAAATATATTCCCGAGACCAAAGGGAAAACTTTGGAAGAGTTGGAAGATATGTGGGATATTCCTGAAGAAGCAAAGAAAGTGGTTTAA
- a CDS encoding family 16 glycosylhydrolase: MNYKVASLLLSIMAFTSCAPKIFQDNFNGDSLNMEHWSYEEGNGCPDLCGWGNNELQTYNREYVKVEDGNLVITAVKKGDHYFSGKINTKDKVEFQYGSIEVRAKLATAKGFWPALWMLGADVNEVGWPASGEIDIMEYVGKEPGIVFTSLHTPASHGNTINTKKTKIEGIQDGFHVFKADWSKDDIKFYVDGNLLYTFVPQAYDDKHYPFRKPFYFLVNLAVGGNLGGAEVDDSSLPQKLYVDYIKVTKL, encoded by the coding sequence ATGAATTATAAAGTTGCCAGTTTACTTTTAAGCATCATGGCGTTTACCTCTTGTGCCCCCAAGATCTTTCAGGATAATTTTAATGGGGACTCCCTAAATATGGAGCACTGGAGTTACGAAGAGGGGAACGGTTGCCCGGACTTATGTGGATGGGGTAACAATGAACTCCAGACCTATAATAGGGAATATGTAAAAGTGGAGGATGGAAACCTGGTTATTACAGCTGTTAAAAAAGGGGATCACTATTTTTCAGGAAAAATAAACACGAAGGACAAAGTGGAATTTCAATATGGAAGTATTGAAGTAAGGGCGAAGTTGGCAACTGCAAAAGGTTTCTGGCCGGCACTTTGGATGCTGGGAGCAGATGTGAACGAGGTGGGATGGCCTGCTTCCGGGGAAATAGATATTATGGAATATGTGGGCAAGGAACCAGGGATTGTATTCACTTCGCTGCATACACCTGCCAGCCATGGAAATACCATCAATACAAAAAAGACCAAAATAGAAGGCATCCAAGATGGGTTTCATGTTTTTAAAGCAGACTGGAGCAAGGACGACATCAAATTTTATGTAGATGGCAACTTATTGTACACTTTTGTGCCCCAAGCCTATGACGATAAACATTATCCCTTTAGAAAGCCCTTTTATTTTCTGGTCAATCTTGCGGTTGGCGGAAATTTGGGGGGTGCAGAAGTGGATGATTCTTCGTTACCTCAAAAACTTTACGTAGATTACATCAAGGTTACAAAATTATAG
- the bglX gene encoding beta-glucosidase BglX, producing the protein MKNSFLYSLLILSFSGMNAQNSEIKSSIKNVETKVDSVLSLMTLEEKVGQLVQYSGSWDLTGPASDLNDKQKETNLKEGLVGTMLNVLTMEGKRKAQKLVMENSRMKIPLIFGYDVIHGYKTIFPVPLGETASWDLEAMELSARIAAIESVAEGVNWTFSPMIDVSRDARWGRIMEGSGEDPYLTSLVGVAKIKGYQGDDLAGDLTIAATAKHFAGYGFAEAGRDYNTVNLGENELQNTVLPPFKAAAKAGVASFMNSFNEIDGLPSTGNKYLQRELLKGEWNWNGLVVSDWASIPEMIVHGIAKDKKQASQIAMNAGSDVDMEGGAYETSLVELVEEGSLDGALIDDSVRRVLRVKFKLGLFDDPYKYNNPEVEKNISYEDHRKTAREIAAKSIVLLKNEKELLPIKSTVKSIAVIGPLANDKDAPIGNWRAQGEKNSAVSVVEGIKNAVGKDTKVKYALGTTLGISEGSFLLSLEINKSDRSGFKEAIELAKNSELVVMVLGEDAFQAGEGRSQAKIGLAGLQQELLEEIKKVNSNIVLVLINGRPMEISWSSENLPAIVVAWQLGTESGNAIADVLFGKYNPSGKLPVSFPRLVGQEPLYYNQKNTGRPTNGEHVTYSHYTDVKKDALYPFGYGLSYTQFEYGDLSLSEVEMNPENNLEATISITNTGKVKGREVVQLYLQDIIGSRTRPVKELKGFQLVDLEPGETRKVTFPITPKMLEFYTANRIWEVEDGDFNIFVGGNSRDLKTAEFTFKN; encoded by the coding sequence ATGAAAAATAGCTTTTTATACTCTTTACTTATTTTATCATTTTCAGGAATGAATGCGCAGAATTCGGAAATAAAGAGTTCGATTAAAAATGTCGAAACTAAGGTTGATTCCGTATTGTCTCTTATGACTTTGGAAGAAAAAGTTGGACAATTGGTACAATACAGCGGAAGCTGGGATTTAACAGGTCCAGCATCAGATTTGAATGATAAGCAAAAAGAAACCAACCTTAAAGAAGGACTTGTAGGCACAATGCTTAATGTTCTTACTATGGAGGGCAAACGAAAAGCTCAAAAATTAGTTATGGAAAATTCCAGAATGAAGATTCCGTTGATTTTTGGATATGATGTAATTCACGGCTATAAAACAATTTTTCCTGTACCCTTAGGTGAAACTGCCAGCTGGGATCTGGAAGCCATGGAATTGTCTGCTAGAATTGCAGCAATAGAATCTGTAGCAGAAGGAGTTAATTGGACTTTCTCACCAATGATAGATGTTTCCAGAGATGCTCGTTGGGGTAGAATTATGGAAGGATCTGGGGAAGATCCTTATCTTACTTCTTTAGTAGGTGTTGCCAAAATTAAAGGATATCAGGGAGATGATCTTGCCGGAGATCTTACTATTGCAGCAACAGCAAAACATTTCGCCGGATATGGTTTTGCTGAAGCTGGAAGGGATTATAACACGGTGAATTTAGGAGAAAACGAATTGCAAAATACAGTGCTTCCTCCTTTTAAAGCAGCAGCGAAAGCTGGAGTAGCATCTTTTATGAATTCTTTTAATGAGATTGATGGTCTTCCTTCAACAGGAAACAAATATCTACAAAGAGAGCTTTTAAAAGGAGAATGGAATTGGAACGGACTTGTAGTGTCAGATTGGGCTTCAATCCCGGAAATGATCGTTCACGGAATTGCCAAAGATAAAAAACAGGCTTCACAGATCGCAATGAATGCAGGAAGTGATGTGGATATGGAAGGTGGTGCTTATGAAACCAGCTTAGTAGAATTAGTAGAAGAAGGCAGCCTAGATGGGGCATTAATAGATGATTCAGTAAGAAGAGTGTTAAGAGTGAAGTTTAAATTGGGACTTTTTGATGATCCTTATAAGTACAATAATCCAGAAGTCGAAAAGAATATTTCTTATGAAGATCATAGAAAAACTGCAAGAGAAATTGCGGCAAAATCCATTGTGCTTCTTAAAAATGAAAAAGAATTATTGCCAATTAAATCTACTGTAAAATCCATTGCTGTTATCGGCCCACTTGCGAATGATAAAGACGCCCCAATCGGAAACTGGAGAGCTCAAGGAGAAAAAAATTCTGCTGTTTCCGTAGTGGAAGGAATTAAAAATGCAGTAGGAAAAGATACTAAGGTGAAATATGCCTTAGGAACCACCTTAGGAATAAGTGAAGGTTCTTTTCTATTATCATTAGAGATCAACAAATCCGACAGATCTGGATTTAAGGAAGCTATTGAATTGGCCAAGAATTCTGAATTGGTGGTCATGGTGTTGGGTGAAGATGCTTTTCAAGCGGGAGAAGGTAGAAGTCAGGCGAAAATTGGGTTAGCTGGGCTTCAACAAGAGTTATTGGAAGAAATTAAAAAGGTGAACAGCAATATAGTTTTGGTATTAATAAATGGTCGCCCAATGGAGATCTCTTGGTCATCAGAGAATCTTCCCGCCATTGTTGTGGCCTGGCAATTAGGAACGGAAAGTGGAAATGCGATTGCAGATGTGTTGTTCGGGAAATATAATCCTTCAGGAAAATTACCGGTATCATTCCCTAGATTGGTAGGGCAAGAGCCTTTATACTATAATCAGAAAAATACGGGAAGGCCTACAAATGGCGAACATGTAACCTATTCCCATTATACCGATGTAAAAAAAGATGCCTTATATCCATTTGGATACGGATTAAGCTACACGCAATTTGAATATGGAGATTTATCACTTTCAGAAGTTGAAATGAATCCAGAAAATAATTTAGAAGCAACAATTAGCATTACGAATACCGGAAAAGTTAAAGGTAGGGAAGTGGTACAGTTGTATCTTCAGGATATCATAGGTAGCAGAACAAGGCCGGTGAAGGAATTAAAAGGTTTCCAATTGGTAGATTTGGAACCGGGAGAAACTAGAAAGGTTACTTTCCCGATTACCCCAAAAATGTTGGAATTTTATACAGCAAACAGAATTTGGGAAGTGGAAGATGGCGATTTTAATATATTTGTGGGCGGGAATTCCAGAGATCTGAAGACAGCCGAGTTTACTTTTAAGAATTAA
- a CDS encoding glycoside hydrolase family 30 protein, producing MKKCIRRGALLLIALLTHNIHAQSENKAIDLKGRSIQIYTTAKDSDLRLSQNGSQTFGDYKQPLETEISVFVNPNKEFQKFMGIGAAISDASAEVFAQLKKEDQEKLLEAYYDVDKGIGYSLTRTTIHSSDFSRESYTYVEEGDEELNTFSIEHDRKYRIPMIKRAIKAAGGKLLLYVSPWSPPAFMKTNGSMLQGGKLIPEFRQSWANYYAKFIKAYEAEGMPIWGLTIQNEPMATQTWESCIYTAEEERDFLKDYLGPTLEKQGLGDKKIVVWDHNRDLMVNRSNVIFDDPEASKYAWGTGFHWYETWTGAEPLFENVGKVNNAYPDKKLMFTEGCIEKFDAAKYQFWPNAERYGEQMIHDFNNGTVAWTDWNILLDENGGPNHVGNFCFAPVHADTRTQELIFTPSYYYIGQFSKFVRPDARRISTASSRSSLLSTSFKNTDGSYATIVMNKTEESIQYNLFVGSDKASFEIPAHSIQTLIY from the coding sequence ATGAAAAAATGCATACGAAGGGGAGCATTGCTGCTTATAGCACTTTTGACTCATAATATTCATGCTCAGTCTGAAAATAAGGCTATAGACCTAAAAGGCAGGTCTATTCAAATCTATACCACAGCTAAAGATTCAGATCTTAGACTAAGCCAAAATGGGAGTCAGACATTTGGAGATTATAAACAACCTCTAGAGACTGAGATTTCGGTATTTGTAAATCCGAATAAAGAATTTCAAAAGTTTATGGGAATAGGTGCAGCAATTTCTGATGCTAGTGCTGAAGTCTTTGCCCAACTTAAAAAGGAAGACCAAGAGAAATTATTGGAGGCTTATTATGATGTAGATAAGGGTATTGGATACTCATTAACCCGAACTACCATTCATAGTTCAGATTTTTCGAGAGAAAGTTATACCTATGTGGAGGAGGGAGACGAAGAATTAAACACTTTTAGTATAGAACACGATCGCAAGTATAGAATTCCGATGATAAAAAGAGCGATTAAAGCCGCTGGCGGAAAATTGTTATTATATGTATCTCCATGGAGTCCTCCGGCGTTCATGAAAACAAATGGCTCAATGCTTCAGGGTGGTAAATTAATACCCGAATTCCGCCAGAGTTGGGCAAATTATTATGCAAAGTTTATTAAGGCTTATGAAGCCGAGGGAATGCCAATTTGGGGTCTTACCATTCAAAACGAACCTATGGCAACCCAAACTTGGGAATCTTGTATTTATACCGCTGAGGAAGAGAGAGATTTTCTAAAGGACTACTTAGGGCCTACTCTTGAAAAGCAAGGGCTGGGAGATAAAAAAATTGTGGTTTGGGATCATAATAGAGATTTGATGGTTAATAGATCAAATGTGATCTTTGATGATCCTGAAGCTTCAAAATATGCGTGGGGCACCGGATTTCACTGGTATGAAACCTGGACAGGGGCCGAGCCATTATTTGAGAATGTTGGAAAGGTTAATAATGCCTACCCAGATAAAAAATTGATGTTTACTGAAGGCTGTATAGAAAAATTTGATGCTGCAAAATACCAGTTCTGGCCTAATGCGGAACGTTACGGAGAACAGATGATCCACGATTTTAATAATGGTACCGTGGCTTGGACAGATTGGAATATTCTTCTAGATGAAAATGGAGGACCTAATCATGTTGGAAATTTCTGCTTTGCTCCGGTTCATGCAGATACAAGAACCCAAGAGTTAATTTTTACACCTTCTTATTATTACATAGGACAGTTCTCCAAATTCGTTCGCCCTGATGCTAGGCGAATAAGCACTGCCAGTAGCCGCAGCAGTTTGTTAAGTACGTCTTTCAAAAATACGGATGGAAGTTATGCTACTATCGTAATGAATAAAACCGAAGAATCAATTCAATATAATCTTTTTGTAGGAAGTGATAAAGCCAGTTTTGAAATACCTGCACATTCTATACAAACTTTAATATATTAA
- a CDS encoding cellulase family glycosylhydrolase yields the protein MKNLFLAFCVLFSFQNYAQENSFSGFLKVEGQKILNDKNENVVLRGFGLGGYMLQEGYMLKVPFSGQQYVFKAHVQELIGNEKTEEFYTNWRNNFMQKKDVDSLRKWGFNSIRLPIHYNLFTLPVDQEPEKGKNTWLEEGFRLTDQLVSWCRDNEIYLILDMHATPGGQGNDVNIADRDPSKPSLWESQENRDKLVALWVKLAERYKDEPVIGGYDLINEPNWSFEEGKNINGTEDSKNTLLWEFQKKLTQSIRAVDTNHIIIIEGNGWGNNYNGLIDLWDDNLVMSFHKYWTYNTKESIQNFLDFRKKLNIPIWLGESGENSNAWFTDAIGLMEDNNIGWCWWPLKKLGSNNPIEIKINPGYEKILKYWKGEASKPSASEAESAFMNLAENTKIENSIIHYNLIDAIIRQPRNTETKPFKIHNIPGDEILAADYDMGNDGFAYKDKVSGNYWVSENSKRVRWNNGEAYRNDGVDIYKEENLLYVGNTESGEWLKYTLQVIEDGVYDLNFKLTSPNNEAKASIHIDQSKIGEIVIPVSQEWNWIKIENVELNEGSHSLVFRIENGGLKFEKFSFELK from the coding sequence ATGAAAAATTTATTCCTTGCCTTTTGTGTTCTGTTTTCCTTTCAGAATTATGCTCAGGAAAACAGCTTTTCTGGTTTTCTTAAAGTAGAAGGACAAAAGATTCTTAACGATAAAAATGAAAATGTTGTATTGCGAGGGTTTGGTCTTGGTGGATATATGCTTCAGGAAGGCTATATGCTAAAAGTTCCTTTTTCAGGACAGCAGTATGTTTTTAAAGCACATGTTCAAGAATTAATTGGCAATGAGAAAACGGAAGAATTTTATACTAATTGGCGTAATAATTTTATGCAAAAGAAGGATGTCGATTCTCTAAGAAAATGGGGATTTAATTCCATTCGACTTCCAATACATTATAATCTATTTACGCTACCGGTGGACCAAGAACCTGAAAAAGGTAAAAACACCTGGCTTGAAGAAGGTTTTAGATTGACAGATCAATTGGTTTCTTGGTGCAGGGATAATGAAATATACCTAATCCTGGATATGCATGCAACCCCGGGAGGGCAGGGTAACGATGTGAATATTGCAGACAGAGATCCTTCAAAACCTTCCCTGTGGGAAAGTCAAGAGAATCGGGATAAGCTTGTTGCGCTTTGGGTTAAACTAGCAGAACGTTATAAAGATGAGCCGGTAATTGGCGGTTATGATCTTATCAATGAACCAAACTGGAGTTTTGAGGAAGGAAAGAATATAAATGGCACTGAGGATTCTAAAAACACATTGTTATGGGAGTTTCAGAAAAAACTTACTCAATCTATCAGGGCAGTCGACACTAATCATATCATTATTATTGAAGGAAATGGTTGGGGTAATAATTACAATGGACTTATAGACCTTTGGGATGATAATTTAGTAATGAGTTTTCATAAGTACTGGACCTATAACACAAAAGAATCTATCCAAAATTTTCTTGATTTTCGTAAAAAATTGAATATCCCAATTTGGCTTGGAGAATCTGGTGAAAATTCCAATGCTTGGTTCACTGATGCAATTGGTCTTATGGAAGACAACAATATTGGCTGGTGTTGGTGGCCTTTAAAAAAATTAGGGTCTAATAATCCAATTGAAATTAAGATTAATCCTGGATACGAAAAGATTTTAAAATATTGGAAAGGAGAGGCCTCAAAACCCTCCGCGTCAGAAGCTGAAAGTGCCTTTATGAACCTTGCAGAAAACACAAAGATTGAGAATAGTATTATCCACTATAACTTAATAGATGCTATAATAAGACAGCCAAGGAATACCGAAACTAAACCTTTCAAAATCCATAATATTCCTGGCGATGAGATCCTCGCAGCAGATTATGATATGGGGAATGATGGGTTCGCCTATAAAGATAAAGTTTCTGGCAATTACTGGGTTTCTGAGAATAGTAAAAGAGTACGTTGGAATAATGGCGAAGCTTATAGAAATGATGGGGTAGATATTTATAAGGAAGAAAACCTTCTTTATGTTGGAAATACAGAAAGCGGGGAATGGCTTAAATACACACTCCAAGTTATTGAAGATGGAGTATATGATCTGAATTTTAAACTGACTTCCCCGAATAATGAAGCAAAGGCAAGCATCCATATAGATCAATCTAAAATAGGAGAAATTGTAATTCCTGTTTCTCAAGAATGGAATTGGATTAAGATTGAAAATGTGGAACTAAATGAGGGATCACACTCTCTTGTTTTTAGGATAGAGAATGGAGGATTAAAGTTTGAGAAGTTCAGTTTTGAGCTTAAATAG
- a CDS encoding glycoside hydrolase family 30 protein, with protein MRLIILSMLFLFGVNCSSSDPSDETQVTPEIPEQPQVQNEVDFYITKGDGSQKLAKQSGILAFGNTFNNYANIEVDASQQYQTVDGFGFTLTGGSAEVINSLNASKKSELLEKLFGDSESSISINFLRLSIGASDLDSSTFSYNDLPEGETDIALEHFSLEPDMDNLIPVLKEILTINPDIKIMGSPWSPPVWMKDNKNTKGGSLLPEYYDVYAQYFVKYIKAMQDEGINIYAITPQNEPLHPGNNPSLYMPASEQAKFIKNSLGPAFENANINTKIVIYDHNADKPEYPISILNDAEARKYIAGSAFHLYAGDISALSTVHNQFPDKEIYFTEQYTASSGEFAGDLKWHLKNVIIGSIRNWSRTALEWNLANNANFGPHTDGGCTTCKGAITINNSSSYTENVGFYIVGHASKFVPAGSQRIKSSVVGNLNNVAFNTPAGKKVLIVENDSKNSELFNVKFNGKWFTASLDGGAVGTFVWE; from the coding sequence ATGAGATTAATTATTTTGTCGATGTTGTTTTTATTTGGGGTGAATTGCAGCAGCAGTGATCCTTCAGATGAAACACAGGTTACTCCCGAAATTCCGGAGCAGCCACAGGTTCAAAATGAAGTTGATTTCTATATCACGAAAGGCGATGGATCTCAAAAACTCGCAAAACAATCAGGGATACTAGCTTTTGGAAACACCTTTAATAATTATGCAAATATTGAAGTTGACGCTTCGCAGCAATACCAAACTGTAGATGGATTTGGATTTACCCTTACCGGGGGAAGCGCAGAAGTGATCAATTCTTTGAATGCTTCAAAAAAATCCGAATTACTGGAAAAACTTTTCGGGGATTCCGAAAGTTCCATTTCCATTAACTTTTTAAGGCTGAGCATTGGCGCATCAGATCTGGATAGTTCTACTTTTTCATATAATGATCTCCCGGAAGGAGAAACTGATATAGCTCTGGAACATTTCAGTCTTGAACCCGATATGGATAATCTTATTCCGGTTTTAAAGGAAATCCTTACTATAAATCCTGATATAAAGATAATGGGAAGTCCGTGGTCTCCACCCGTATGGATGAAGGATAATAAAAATACTAAAGGTGGTAGTCTATTGCCGGAATATTATGATGTGTACGCACAGTATTTTGTGAAATACATTAAGGCAATGCAAGATGAAGGAATTAATATTTATGCGATCACACCTCAAAATGAGCCATTACATCCCGGGAATAACCCCAGTTTATATATGCCGGCATCAGAGCAAGCTAAATTCATCAAAAATTCCCTGGGGCCAGCCTTTGAAAATGCAAATATCAATACCAAAATTGTGATCTATGATCACAATGCAGATAAGCCGGAATATCCAATTAGCATTCTAAATGATGCTGAAGCCAGAAAATATATTGCTGGATCGGCATTTCATTTGTATGCCGGCGATATCAGCGCCCTTTCTACTGTACATAATCAATTTCCTGATAAGGAAATCTATTTTACCGAACAGTATACCGCTTCTTCTGGTGAGTTTGCTGGTGACCTTAAATGGCATCTAAAAAATGTAATTATTGGTTCAATAAGAAACTGGAGCCGAACTGCCCTGGAATGGAACCTGGCCAATAACGCCAATTTTGGGCCACATACCGATGGCGGTTGCACCACATGTAAAGGGGCTATTACCATTAACAATTCATCGTCTTATACCGAAAATGTTGGGTTTTATATAGTGGGTCATGCTTCAAAATTCGTCCCGGCAGGTTCCCAGCGAATTAAAAGCAGTGTGGTGGGGAACCTTAACAATGTTGCCTTTAATACTCCTGCTGGGAAAAAGGTGCTAATTGTGGAAAATGACAGCAAAAACAGCGAATTGTTCAATGTGAAGTTTAATGGGAAATGGTTTACGGCAAGCCTAGATGGTGGAGCAGTGGGAACATTTGTCTGGGAATAA
- a CDS encoding glycoside hydrolase family 16 protein, with amino-acid sequence MILQGKDSSNPNGDGSGKLILNFSAENANSYKINFGNGETVQTSNQTYTYTYTGSGTTTYEVYVSAYNAEKFISQTNSILVYVAPGLIWADEFNEDGGPKNSNWAYDTGAGGWGNNEAEYYTTRTDNVIVENGFLKIIAKKEDYEGANYTSARLKTQGKFDFKYGKVEVRAKLPSGGGTWPAIWMLGSNITTVGWPACGEIDIMEHVGNNVGRVSSAIHTPSSFGNTQNVGATNVSSVTSEFHVYGVEWTAQKIAFSIDGNVFYTYSPSVKNAQTWPFDKEQFIILNVAMGGNLGGDIDPEFTEGIMEIDYVRVYN; translated from the coding sequence ATGATATTACAGGGTAAAGATTCCTCTAATCCTAATGGCGACGGTAGTGGAAAGCTAATTCTCAATTTTTCTGCAGAGAATGCCAACTCCTATAAAATCAATTTTGGTAATGGAGAAACGGTACAAACATCAAATCAAACATATACGTACACTTATACAGGAAGTGGAACAACCACTTATGAAGTTTATGTTTCAGCATATAATGCCGAAAAATTTATTTCTCAAACCAATTCTATTTTGGTTTATGTTGCTCCGGGTTTAATTTGGGCCGATGAATTTAATGAGGATGGTGGCCCAAAAAACTCGAATTGGGCTTATGATACCGGAGCTGGTGGCTGGGGTAATAATGAAGCTGAATATTATACCACCAGAACAGATAATGTAATAGTTGAAAACGGATTCTTAAAGATTATAGCTAAAAAAGAGGATTACGAGGGAGCAAATTACACATCAGCCCGACTTAAAACACAGGGAAAGTTTGATTTTAAATATGGAAAAGTTGAGGTAAGGGCAAAGTTGCCATCGGGTGGGGGAACTTGGCCCGCCATCTGGATGCTTGGCTCGAATATTACTACTGTAGGCTGGCCAGCTTGTGGGGAAATTGATATTATGGAACATGTGGGTAACAACGTTGGGAGAGTTAGCAGTGCGATCCATACACCCTCTAGTTTTGGGAATACTCAAAATGTAGGTGCTACAAATGTATCATCTGTCACTTCAGAGTTTCATGTGTATGGAGTGGAATGGACAGCTCAGAAAATCGCATTTTCTATAGATGGAAATGTTTTTTACACATACAGTCCATCCGTAAAGAATGCCCAAACCTGGCCATTTGATAAGGAACAGTTTATAATTCTAAATGTCGCAATGGGTGGTAACCTTGGAGGGGATATTGATCCTGAATTTACGGAAGGGATCATGGAGATAGATTATGTAAGAGTATATAATTAA